A genomic stretch from Hermetia illucens chromosome 7, iHerIll2.2.curated.20191125, whole genome shotgun sequence includes:
- the LOC119661029 gene encoding fatty acyl-CoA reductase wat — MNATKIEDVIKDETPMQEFYRKKCVFLTGGTGFFGKIIIEKLIRVTDIEHIYILIRNKKGKDVYTRLEEMFDDPVFDTVKRLKPKFQHKISVIKGDCLLPGLGISPEERILLQQNIDVVFHAAATVRFDEKLKIALGINVCGTREIIGLCRELVKLKAIVHVSTAFANCNHSFIEEKFYKVNLSGENACCLADCLDDRTLDNITHELIRDYPNTYTYTKSLAEDLVRSSAKGLPIVIFRPGIVIPTYKEPIPGWIDNMYGPSGIIVGVGTGILRVFHGRVDNAAHVVPVDMSINALLAAAWDVSMKTYDEPPIYNYIPDVENSVSWKTYIKVGYEIGSRLPILRSIWHPNLTITSSKLMFNLLCFLYHTLPGFLMDLGLVAIGRKPRMMQIYRKVHKFCAVMSYFSNGIWRFSNNNTRRLYDRLTKEDQQLFSFDMRTVHWETLVEDSIRGLRTFVVKEDPNNVENAIKRYKRLKLLHYSLIYGIYTLAVFLLYTILSKLF, encoded by the exons ATGAATGCAACAAAAATTGAGGATGTCATCAAAG ATGAAACTCCCATGCAAGAATTCTACAGAAAGAAATGTGTTTTCCTGACCGGAGGAACTGgattttttggaaaaa ttatcaTTGAAAAGTTAATACGAGTCACGGATATCGAGCATATTTACATACTTATCAGGAATAAAAAGGGCAAAGATGTTTATACACGACTTGAAGAGATGTTTGATGATCCG GTATTTGATACAGTGAAACGATTGAAACCAAAATTTCAACATAAAATTTCCGTGATAAAAGGCGACTGTTTGCTACCCGGTCTTGGTATTAGCCCTGAAGAACGTATACTTCTACAACAAAATATCGATGTAGTTTTTCATGCCGCTGCCACAGTACGATTTGAtgagaaattgaaaattgcatTGGGTATTAATGTTTGCGGAACGAGGGAGATTATTGGACTATGTCGAGAACTAGTAAAGTTGAAG GCGATAGTTCATGTATCTACAGCGTTTGCTAATTGCAACCATAGTTTCATCGAGGAGAAATTCTATAAAGTCAACCTATCCGGCGAGAATGCATGTTGTCTGGCAGATTGTTTGGATGACCGAACACTCGATAATATCACACATGAGCTCATACGCGACTATCCAAACACATATACCTACACGAAATCCTTGGCTGAGGATCTAGTACGATCCAGTGCAAAGGGTTTACCAATTGTTATATTTCGCCCGGGAATTG TGATTCCCACATATAAGGAGCCTATCCCTGGATGGATAGATAACATGTATGGACCGAGTGGTATTATAGTTGGCGTAGGCACTGGCATCCTCCGTGTATTCCATGGTCGGGTGGATAACGCGGCACATGTAGTACCTGTGGATATGTCGATCAACGCTCTTTTAGCTGCTGCCTGGGATGTTTCAATGAAAAC ATACGACGAACCGCCAATTTATAACTACATTCCGGACGTTGAGAATTCAGTCTCATGGAAAACTTACATAAAAGTAGGCTATGAAATAGGTTCTCGGTTACCAATTTTACGATCGATATGGCATCCGAATCTCACGATCACCTCATCGAAACTAATGTTCAATTTGCTTTGCTTTTTGTATCATACATTACCCGGCTTCCTAATGGATCTAGGGCTAGTCGCCATTGGAAGGAAGCCACGAATGATGCAGATCTACCGAAAGGTTCACAAATTCTGTGCAGTCATGAGCTACTTCAGCAATGGAATATGGAGATTTTCGAACAACAATACACGAAGGCTTTACGACAGGCTCACCAAAGAGGATCAACAGCTGTTCAGCTTTGATATGCGAACAGTCCATTGGGAGACTCTGGTTGAAGATAGTATAAGAGGATTACGAACGTTCGTGGTGAAGGAGGATCCGAATAATGTCGAAAATGCAATCAAACGATACAAAAG ACTGAAACTACTGCATTACTCGCTGATCTACGGCATATACACACTAGCAGTGTTTTTGCTCTACAcgattttatcaaaattattttaa